Genomic window (Propionibacteriaceae bacterium ZF39):
TCCGAGCATCCGCTGGGTCTCGACCCCTTCGGCTCCGACCTCCTCACCCAGCTCATCTATGGCGCCCGGCAGTCGCTCATCATCGGCATCGTCTCCACCCTGTTGGGGCTGGCGGGCGGTGCCCTGCTGGGCATCCTGGCCGGTGCGTTCGGCGGCTGGGTCGACACGCTGGTCATGCGCATCGTCGACATCCTGCTGTCGATCCCGGCGCTCCTGCTCGCGGTCAGCGTCGCGGCCATCATGGGCCGGCGCCCCGAGGCACTCATGGTCGCCATCGCCGCCGCGCAGGTCCCGGTCTTCGCGCGCCTGCTGCGCGGCTCGATGCTCAAACAGCGCAAGCAGGACTATGTGCTGGCGGCCAACTCCCTCGGCCTGCGCCGCCGAACAGTGGTGATGAGCCACGTGCTGCCCAACTCGGTCGGGCCGGTCATCGTGCAGGCCACCCTGATCCTGGCCACCGCGATCATCGAGGTTGCCGCGCTGTCCTACCTCGGCATGGGCGCCCCCGACCCGACCGTTGCGGAATGGGGCCGCATGCTGGTGAAGGCCCAGGAACGCCTGGAGTCCTATCCCCACCTCACCCTGCTGCCCGGCATCTGCATCGCCGTGACCGCGCTCGGCTTCACCCTGCTCGGGGAGGCCCTGCGCGAGGCGCTCGACCCGAAGACGAGGAAGTGACATGCCGTCGACAAGCGTGCAGCCCGACGGGCGTACGCCGGCTCCGGCCGGCCCGGGCCCACTGCTGTCCGTCAAGGAGCTGGGGGTGACGTTCGGCCGACGGGGCCAGACCGGGTTCAAGGCCGTAGACGGAGTCTCCTTCGAGGTGAACGCCGGCGAGATCGTCGGTCTGGTGGGGGAGTCCGGCTCGGGCAAGTCGGTGACGTCCATGGCGATCATGGGCCTGCTCCCGCCCCGGGGCGTGCAGGTCCGCGGCGAGGTCAGCTATGACGGCAAGAACCTCCTCGCGCTGTCGCCGAAGCAGCTCGCGCGCTATCGGGGGCCCGAGCTCGCGATGGTGTTCCAGGATCCGATGTCGTCGCTGAATCCCGTGGTCACGGTCGGCAAGCAGGTGACCGAGGTCCTCCACGCCCACCGGAAAATGTCTGCCGCGGACGCCAAGGCCGAGGCCATCGACCTGCTGCGTCGCTGTGGCATCCCCGACCCGGACCGACGCTTCGGGGAATATCCCCACCAGCTCTCCGGCGGCATGCGGCAACGTGCTCTCATCGCCACCGCTCTGGCCTGCCGGCCGCGGCTGCTGATCTGCGACGAGCCCACGACCGCGCTCGACGTCACCATCCAGGCGCAGGTCCTGGAGCTGCTCGCCGAGCTGGTCGCCGACCTCGGCACCGCCATGATCATGATCACGCACGATCTGGGCGTGGTGGCCGGGCTGTGCGATCGCGTCAACGTCATGTACGCCGGCCGCATCGTCGAGCGGGCGGGACGCCGGGAACTGTTCCGGCATCCCCGGCACCGCTACACCGAGGGTCTGCTCAACTCGATCCCACGGCTGGATGCGGATCGGGGAACCACGCTGACACCCATTCCGGGTACACCCCGCGACACCATCAGCTGGGCCAAGGCCTGCGCCTTCGCCCCGCGGTGCGCGCATGTGACCGATGCCTGCGTACGCGGCGATATCGAACTGGCCGAGCTCACGCCCGGCCACGAGGTGCGCTGTGTGCACCCGGCCGAGGAGGGCAGCGCATGAGTTCCGAAGAGGGCCACCTGATCGAGGTCACCGACCTCAAGGTGCATTATCCGATCCGCAAGGGCCTGGTGTTCGATCGCACCGTCGGCCACGTCAAGGCGGTCGACGGGGTCGACCTGGCTGTCCGGCGCGGTGAGACCTATGGCCTGGTCGGTGAGTCCGGCTGTGGCAAGTCGACGCTCGGCCGGGCACTCCTGCGGCTGGAGGACACCGCCGGCGGCCGGATCGTGTTCGACGGCGAGGACATCACCGACCTCAAGGGCGAGAAGCTGCGCCGCACCCGGCGGCGCATGCAGATGGTCTTCCAGGACCCGATGGCCAGCCTCGATCCGCGCCAGTCGATCCAGTCGCTGCTCACCGAGCCGCTCGGCGTACACGGGTTGTCGGAAGTCGACCGGCAGGAGTTCGGCAAGAACTCGTCCAAGGCCTACCTGGCCAAGGCCGTCAGCATGCTCGAGATGGTGGGCATGCCGCGTTCGGCGCTGGAGAAATATCCCCACGAGTTCTCCGGCGGCCAGCGCCAGCGCATCGGGATCGCCCGCGCCGTGATCCTGAACCCCGACCTCGTCATCGCCGACGAGCCCGTGTCCGCCCTCGACGTCTCGGTGCAGGCCCAGGTGATCAATCTGCTCGAACGGCTGCAGGACACCTTCGGGCTCACCTATGTCGTCGTCGCCCACGACCTCGCGGTCGTACGCCACATCTCCGACACCATCGGGGTGATGTATCTGGGCACCCTCGTCGAGGAGGCGTCCGCCGACGACCTGCACGGCGAGCCCATGCACCCCTACACGATCGCGCTGCTGTCGGCGATCCCTGTGCCTGATCCGGATGTCGAGGATTCCCGCGAGCGGATCCTGCTGTCCGGGGACCTGCCGAGCCCGGCAAATCCGCCGAGCGGCTGCCGATTCCACACCCGCTGCCCGTGGAAGCCCAGCGATCGGTGCAGCACCGAGGTCCCCGAACTCCGCGAGGTCGCTCCCGGTCACCGGGTCGCCTGTCACTTCGCCGAAGAGATCCTCGCCGGGCGGGTCAAGCCGGATGAGGACGCGGTGATCGAGGCGAAGGTCGACCAGGTCTGATCTGTGTCGACAGGCGGCGTGGTTCAGCCGATCGCCTCGGCGAGCCGGCCGACCATGGGACGGCTGTGCCAGAGCGCGTGGTGGGCGCCTGTGACGACGCGCAACTCGACGTCGGCACCGAGCGCCCGCAGCACGGCGCCGAGCGCCCGGATGTCTTTCTTGCTCACCAGCTGACTGGAGCCGCCGCGGATCAGGGTGACGCCCAGCCCGGGCGTACGCCTCGCCAACGCGGTCACCTGTTCGGGCAACCGTCCGCGCGAGAGAGCCCACAGCAGGTGCAGCGGT
Coding sequences:
- a CDS encoding oligopeptide/dipeptide ABC transporter ATP-binding protein, with product MSSEEGHLIEVTDLKVHYPIRKGLVFDRTVGHVKAVDGVDLAVRRGETYGLVGESGCGKSTLGRALLRLEDTAGGRIVFDGEDITDLKGEKLRRTRRRMQMVFQDPMASLDPRQSIQSLLTEPLGVHGLSEVDRQEFGKNSSKAYLAKAVSMLEMVGMPRSALEKYPHEFSGGQRQRIGIARAVILNPDLVIADEPVSALDVSVQAQVINLLERLQDTFGLTYVVVAHDLAVVRHISDTIGVMYLGTLVEEASADDLHGEPMHPYTIALLSAIPVPDPDVEDSRERILLSGDLPSPANPPSGCRFHTRCPWKPSDRCSTEVPELREVAPGHRVACHFAEEILAGRVKPDEDAVIEAKVDQV
- a CDS encoding ABC transporter permease, which gives rise to MSELTPGRLDPSVSAPDDLDEARPEIPDEQGVRRPQSLIDAMGPQADGNETGTSLWVGAFRRLRRDPAAIVGAVIVTAFILVAVLAPWLAPYRPGSVEWASQITPTSLPEFSSEHPLGLDPFGSDLLTQLIYGARQSLIIGIVSTLLGLAGGALLGILAGAFGGWVDTLVMRIVDILLSIPALLLAVSVAAIMGRRPEALMVAIAAAQVPVFARLLRGSMLKQRKQDYVLAANSLGLRRRTVVMSHVLPNSVGPVIVQATLILATAIIEVAALSYLGMGAPDPTVAEWGRMLVKAQERLESYPHLTLLPGICIAVTALGFTLLGEALREALDPKTRK
- a CDS encoding ABC transporter ATP-binding protein; translation: MPSTSVQPDGRTPAPAGPGPLLSVKELGVTFGRRGQTGFKAVDGVSFEVNAGEIVGLVGESGSGKSVTSMAIMGLLPPRGVQVRGEVSYDGKNLLALSPKQLARYRGPELAMVFQDPMSSLNPVVTVGKQVTEVLHAHRKMSAADAKAEAIDLLRRCGIPDPDRRFGEYPHQLSGGMRQRALIATALACRPRLLICDEPTTALDVTIQAQVLELLAELVADLGTAMIMITHDLGVVAGLCDRVNVMYAGRIVERAGRRELFRHPRHRYTEGLLNSIPRLDADRGTTLTPIPGTPRDTISWAKACAFAPRCAHVTDACVRGDIELAELTPGHEVRCVHPAEEGSA